A window of the Chloroflexus sp. Y-396-1 genome harbors these coding sequences:
- a CDS encoding selenium-binding protein SBP56-related protein, whose protein sequence is MVTWRPDPTFYPSPRMAVKAPAEKLAYVVRLNPKSNGQADAMCVVDVDPQSSTFGKVVGVTEMPYTGGELHHFGWNACSSMLCPNAPHPHVERRYLVVPDIRSSHITILDTKPDPTQPKVVKVIEPTELSERTGYSRPHTVHCGPDGIYISALGSPEGEGPGGIFILDHDNLEVLGRWEIDRGDQYLHYDFWWHLGYDTLISSEWGTPRMVESGVLGDELLAGKYGHRLHIWDLYRRRHLQTLDLGAEHQMALELRPAHDPTKAYGFMNSVVSLKDLSASIWLWYRDNGSWHLKKVIDIPAEPASEEQLPDILKPFKAVPPLVTDINLSVDDRFLYVSCWGTGELHQYDVSDPFNPRLTGTVQIGGIVRRASHPAVSEPLNGGPQMVEVSRDGKRVYFTNSLYRAWDEQFYPDGIRGWMVKVDVNPEGGMQFDPNFFVDFGEQRVHQIRLQGGDASSDSYCFP, encoded by the coding sequence ATGGTCACCTGGCGCCCAGACCCAACATTCTATCCCTCACCACGAATGGCGGTGAAAGCCCCCGCCGAGAAGCTCGCTTATGTAGTACGTCTCAACCCGAAATCAAATGGTCAGGCTGATGCGATGTGTGTGGTTGATGTCGATCCACAGTCGAGCACCTTCGGCAAAGTTGTCGGTGTGACTGAGATGCCATATACGGGCGGCGAATTGCATCACTTTGGTTGGAATGCGTGCAGTTCAATGTTGTGCCCGAACGCCCCCCATCCGCATGTCGAGCGACGCTATCTGGTTGTCCCCGACATTCGGAGTTCGCACATTACCATTCTCGATACGAAACCCGATCCGACACAACCGAAGGTAGTGAAGGTCATTGAACCGACGGAGCTGTCAGAACGAACAGGGTATTCACGACCACACACCGTTCATTGTGGCCCCGACGGCATCTACATCTCGGCCCTGGGATCTCCAGAGGGCGAGGGTCCTGGTGGCATTTTCATTCTCGATCACGATAATCTGGAAGTGCTTGGACGGTGGGAGATTGATCGCGGCGATCAATATCTGCACTACGATTTCTGGTGGCATTTAGGGTACGATACCCTTATCAGTAGCGAATGGGGAACCCCACGGATGGTTGAGAGCGGCGTACTCGGCGATGAACTCCTGGCTGGGAAGTATGGTCATCGTCTCCACATCTGGGACCTCTACCGCCGTCGCCACCTCCAGACCCTCGATCTCGGCGCCGAACATCAGATGGCGCTCGAATTACGACCAGCGCATGATCCGACAAAGGCTTACGGCTTTATGAATAGTGTCGTGAGCCTTAAAGACCTCTCGGCATCGATCTGGTTGTGGTACCGCGATAATGGTTCCTGGCATCTGAAAAAAGTCATCGACATCCCCGCCGAACCGGCAAGCGAAGAGCAACTACCCGATATTCTGAAACCATTTAAAGCAGTGCCACCCCTGGTAACCGATATTAACCTGAGTGTTGATGACCGTTTCCTGTACGTCTCTTGCTGGGGAACAGGGGAGTTGCATCAGTATGATGTATCAGACCCGTTTAACCCGCGGCTAACCGGTACTGTGCAGATCGGCGGTATCGTCCGCCGGGCTAGCCATCCAGCAGTTAGCGAACCACTTAACGGTGGGCCACAGATGGTCGAGGTGAGCCGCGATGGAAAGCGGGTCTACTTTACCAATTCGCTATACCGAGCCTGGGACGAGCAATTTTATCCTGACGGTATTCGGGGTTGGATGGTAAAAGTAGACGTGAATCCTGAAGGTGGTATGCAGTTCGATCCCAATTTCTTCGTTGACTTCGGTGAGCAGCGCGTGCATCAGATTCGTTTGCAAGGTGGTGATGCTTCAAGCGACTCGTACTGCTTTCCATGA